In Flavobacterium endoglycinae, one DNA window encodes the following:
- a CDS encoding Gfo/Idh/MocA family protein produces the protein MNIPYKPLLPKTNQPIVIIGASGIVKDAHLPAYKMAGFTVFGITNRTISKAHDLAREFDIKHVFENVADAVKNSPPDTVYDITVLPDQYIEILEQLPDGAAVLIQKPMGNDLAQAKDIVAVCERKNLVAAINFQLRFSPFVSAARYLINEGLIGDLYDLEVKVTVNTPWELFPLIKEHPRLEILFHSVHYIDCIRSFLGNPNGVMAKTAKHPLKKLSSSRSTIILDYGEDKHVVINTNHDHHFGPNHEESYIKWEGTKGAIKAKMGLLMNYPDGLPDIFEYAVENEAGQYEWKKVQLEGSWFPEAFIGTMSNLMRFKEGSDSKLLASVQDVLDTMKVVEACYISSSNGGISIEKL, from the coding sequence TTATTGGCGCCAGCGGAATTGTAAAAGATGCGCACCTTCCGGCTTACAAAATGGCTGGATTTACGGTTTTTGGCATTACGAATAGAACGATTTCCAAAGCACATGATTTAGCCAGAGAGTTTGACATTAAACATGTTTTTGAAAATGTTGCCGACGCAGTTAAAAACTCACCGCCAGATACAGTGTACGACATTACGGTTCTACCCGATCAATATATCGAGATTTTAGAACAGCTTCCTGATGGTGCTGCTGTTTTGATTCAGAAACCAATGGGAAATGATTTAGCACAGGCTAAAGATATTGTGGCTGTGTGCGAAAGAAAAAATTTAGTAGCTGCAATCAATTTTCAGCTTCGGTTTTCACCATTTGTAAGTGCAGCACGATATCTTATCAATGAAGGTTTAATTGGCGATTTATACGATTTAGAAGTTAAAGTAACTGTAAATACACCTTGGGAATTGTTTCCGCTGATTAAGGAACATCCTAGATTGGAAATTCTTTTTCATAGTGTTCACTATATCGATTGCATTAGGTCATTTTTGGGAAATCCAAATGGTGTTATGGCAAAAACGGCTAAACATCCGCTTAAAAAACTATCATCAAGCCGTTCTACGATTATTTTAGATTATGGAGAAGATAAACATGTAGTAATCAATACCAACCACGATCATCATTTTGGTCCAAACCACGAAGAAAGCTACATTAAATGGGAAGGAACAAAAGGTGCGATAAAAGCCAAAATGGGATTATTAATGAATTATCCCGACGGTCTGCCGGATATTTTTGAATATGCCGTAGAAAACGAAGCTGGACAATATGAATGGAAAAAAGTTCAACTCGAAGGTTCTTGGTTTCCAGAAGCTTTCATTGGAACAATGTCAAATTTAATGCGCTTTAAAGAGGGTTCAGATTCTAAATTATTGGCAAGTGTTCAAGACGTTTTAGACACCATGAAAGTAGTGGAAGCTTGCTACATCAGCAGTAGCAATGGCGGAATATCAATAGAAAAATTATAA